The following coding sequences lie in one Spinacia oleracea cultivar Varoflay chromosome 1, BTI_SOV_V1, whole genome shotgun sequence genomic window:
- the LOC110789254 gene encoding serine hydroxymethyltransferase 3, chloroplastic, with product MQACTGAATPKIMGSIQYPCTKISINPTNCSLKGSNNLSFTDNSIKISKPISRFSFVSNSLVTGRPPSSVSVPAPGVQDDLSSFEDNELSDADPEVYNIIGKEKDRQFRSLELIASENFTSKAVMEAVGSCLTNKYSEGLPGKRYYGGNEHIDELETLCQQRALEAFHLDGQKWGVNVQPLSGSPANFEVYTALLNPHDRIMGLDLPHGGHLSHGFMTPKRRVSGTSIYFESMPYRLDESTGLIDYDMLEKTATLFRPKLIIAGASAYPRDFDYPRMRKIADAVGAFLMMDMAHISGLVAASVVGNPFEYCDVVTTTTHKSLRGPRGGMIFYKKDTIFGVDLESAINNAVFPGLQGGPHNHTIGGLAVCLKYAQSPEFKAYQNNVVSNCRALASRLVELGYKLVSGGSDNHLVLVDLRPLGTDGARVEKILDMASITLNKNSVPGDKSALVPGGIRIGAPAMTTRGFKESEFVATADFIHEGVQLTLEANKLIPKTKLQEFLKFVASPDFPLRDRLLDLQRRVEVLTTQFPLPGL from the exons ATGCAAGCTTGCACTGGAGCAGCAACCCCTAAAATCATGGGTTCAATTCAATACCCATGTACCAAAATCTCCATTAATCCTACTAATTGCTCTCTAAAAGGGTCTAACAATCTTAGTTTTACTgataattcaatcaaaatttcaaaacccATCTCTCGATTTTCTTTCGTTTCCAATAGTTTGGTCACTGGTAGACCACCCTCGTCTGTCTCTGTTCCTGCTCCTGGTGTTCAAG ATGATCTGAGCAGTTTTGAGGATAATGAGCTGAGTGATGCTGATCCAGAAGTGTATAACATTATTGGCAAGGAAAAGGATAGGCAGTTTAGAAGTCTGGAACTCATTGCCTCTGAAAATTTTACATCTAAAGCCGTCATGGAGGCTGTTGGTTCTTGTCTCACTAACAAATATTCCGAAGGATTACCGGGTAAAAG GTATTACGGAGGCAATGAACACATTGACGAGCTAGAAACCCTCTGTCAGCAAAGGGCTTTGGAAGCATTTCACTTGGATGGACAGAAGTGGGGTGTAAATGTTCAACCTTTGTCTGGCTCTCCTGCTAATTTTGAGGTTTACACTGCACTCTTAAATCCACATGATCGTATCATG GGTTTAGATTTACCTCATGGAGGACATTTGTCCCATGGTTTCATGACTCCTAAAAGACGAGTCTCAGGCACATCAATTTATTTTGAATCTATGCCTTATCGGCTTGATGAATCTACAG GTCTGATCGATTACGACATGCTTGAGAAAACTGCTACTCTATTTCGACCAAAACTCATAATTGCTGGTGCTAGTGCATACCCTCGAGATTTTGATTATCCTCGTATGAGGAAG ATTGCAGATGCTGTCGGTGCTTTTCTTATGATGGATATGGCACATATAAGTGGGCTTGTTGCTGCCTCTGTGGTTGGTAACCCATTTGAGTACTGTGATGTAGTGACAACAACAACTCACAAG TCTCTACGAGGTCCTAGAGGTGGAATGATCTTCTACAAGAAGGATACCATTTTCGGTGTTGATTTAGAATCTGCCATTAATAATGCAGTCTTTCCTGGCTTACAG GGTGGCCCACATAACCACACTATAGGAGGACTAGCTGTTTGCCTGAAGTATGCCCAGTCTCCAGAGTTTAAGGCATACCAAAACAAT GTGGTCTCAAACTGCAGAGCTCTTGCAAGCCGATTGGTTGAATTGGGTTACAAACTAGTCTCTGGTGGGAGCGATAACCACCTTGTTCTAGTTGACTTAAGGCCATTG GGAACTGATGGTGCTCGGGTTGAGAAAATTCTTGACATGGCTTCTATCACACTAAATAAGAACTCTGTTCCTG GTGATAAGAGTGCCCTAGTACCTGGTGGTATACGTATTGGGGCACCTGCCATGACAACTAGAGGTTTCAAAGAGAGTGAGTTTGTTGCTACAGCCGACTTTATTCACGAGGGAGTCCAACTAACTCTCGAAGCAAACAAGTTAATTCCCAAAACAAAACTCCAAGAATTCTTGAAGTTTGTGGCGTCTCCTGACTTCCCGTTGAGAGATCGTTTATTAGACCTTCAAAGGAGAGTTGAAGTTCTAACCACCCAGTTCCCGTTGCCCGGGTTGTAA